A region from the Nonlabens sp. YIK11 genome encodes:
- a CDS encoding SDR family NAD(P)-dependent oxidoreductase, producing the protein MDLKLQGKTALVTGSTKGIGKAIAQKLLEEGATVIVHGSSQDSVDRSKSAFSSYEKVSFMPADFADVNSINTFIEKLPEIDILVNNLGIFGGKEFTDITDEDWMSFFEINVMSGVRLSRALFPKMMEKNENGRIIFISSESALNIPEGMIHYGMTKTAQLSISRGLAKLTKGSTVTVNSVLPGPTYSDGVQDMLDDMSDDGSHDKEKMEQHFFNEERPSSLIQRFTDPVEIANMVAYVASPLSSATNGASLRAEGGIVDFI; encoded by the coding sequence ATGGACTTAAAGCTACAAGGGAAAACAGCACTCGTTACAGGATCAACCAAAGGAATAGGAAAAGCCATCGCTCAAAAACTGTTGGAAGAAGGTGCCACCGTAATCGTGCACGGTAGTAGTCAGGATTCCGTGGATAGGAGTAAAAGTGCTTTTAGCTCTTATGAAAAGGTAAGCTTCATGCCAGCCGATTTTGCCGATGTCAATTCTATCAATACCTTCATTGAAAAACTGCCCGAAATTGACATTCTCGTCAATAATCTGGGCATTTTTGGCGGTAAAGAATTTACGGATATTACTGATGAAGACTGGATGTCCTTTTTTGAAATCAACGTCATGAGTGGTGTGCGGTTAAGCCGTGCCCTATTTCCCAAAATGATGGAGAAAAACGAAAATGGCCGGATCATATTTATAAGCAGTGAGAGCGCTCTCAATATTCCCGAAGGAATGATTCATTATGGAATGACTAAAACAGCGCAACTCTCCATCTCAAGAGGACTTGCTAAACTCACTAAAGGTTCTACCGTAACGGTAAATAGCGTGTTGCCTGGACCTACATATTCCGACGGTGTTCAAGACATGCTGGACGACATGAGCGATGATGGAAGTCACGACAAAGAAAAAATGGAACAACATTTTTTCAATGAGGAGCGACCATCCAGTTTGATACAGCGTTTTACAGATCCAGTAGAAATAGCAAATATGGTGGCCTATGTGGCCAGTCCATTATCCAGCGCTACCAACGGTGCATCCTTAAGAGCCGAAGGTGGAATCGTCGATTTTATCTAA